The following are encoded in a window of Arthrobacter sp. OAP107 genomic DNA:
- a CDS encoding ABC transporter permease, protein MHKYEPISEVTERRDSETPLSQPGRAPAPSGLITDLKYRFPGRYIASWGALVLALLVIALVVPVALRPDGLRVATALAGVLALASFGQMLVVMLGAIDLSLPAVITCSAGVVVHYGTPGSNLLAVVGGALAIAVVISLLNWFFISVIRLNAIIVTLATFGIVTGAVVLWTGTSFSLTGLAPADLQNFTRWSVLSLNGSFVVAVAVGVTIALVLSKTRGGRQVGAIGANRRAARFHGIKVRRVEFFTFGGVGLLYGLAGVLVAGIVGTPDTSVGTPYQLATITAVAIAGTAFNGGPSSTASVLCACLFLQLLDQALSIYGFAAGPRVVAQGVALVLAVSAITLGQFALSGLRWSNRGIHRGGGPNREQGVESKTTPPLNIKETI, encoded by the coding sequence GTGCACAAATACGAACCTATCTCGGAAGTGACCGAGCGGCGGGACTCGGAAACTCCGTTATCCCAGCCGGGCCGGGCGCCGGCGCCTTCCGGCCTAATCACCGATCTAAAGTATCGGTTTCCCGGGCGATACATAGCAAGCTGGGGAGCGTTGGTGCTTGCCCTGTTGGTAATTGCCCTCGTTGTTCCGGTTGCACTACGACCAGATGGCCTACGGGTCGCAACGGCGCTCGCTGGAGTGCTGGCACTTGCGTCGTTCGGGCAAATGCTTGTCGTAATGCTCGGTGCGATCGACCTTTCGCTTCCTGCCGTAATCACATGCTCTGCAGGAGTAGTGGTGCACTACGGAACACCGGGGTCGAATCTCCTAGCGGTTGTCGGCGGAGCACTCGCGATCGCCGTCGTGATCAGCCTTTTGAATTGGTTTTTCATCTCTGTCATCCGCTTGAACGCCATCATCGTCACATTGGCCACCTTCGGAATCGTAACCGGCGCGGTGGTGCTATGGACCGGCACGTCCTTCTCCCTCACCGGTCTGGCACCCGCAGACCTGCAGAATTTCACCCGCTGGTCCGTTCTGAGCCTCAACGGCTCCTTCGTCGTTGCGGTCGCGGTCGGCGTCACTATCGCACTGGTTCTGTCCAAGACCCGCGGTGGCCGGCAAGTTGGCGCCATTGGGGCAAATAGGCGGGCGGCGCGGTTTCACGGCATCAAAGTCCGTCGCGTCGAATTCTTTACTTTCGGCGGCGTCGGACTCCTCTACGGCCTCGCCGGCGTCCTGGTGGCGGGTATTGTCGGGACGCCGGACACCTCGGTAGGCACGCCCTACCAACTCGCCACCATCACCGCGGTCGCTATTGCAGGTACAGCGTTCAACGGTGGCCCATCCAGCACGGCCAGTGTGCTGTGTGCTTGCTTGTTTTTGCAACTGCTCGATCAAGCTCTTTCCATCTACGGGTTCGCCGCCGGCCCCCGGGTCGTGGCACAGGGTGTCGCCCTTGTCCTCGCGGTATCGGCGATCACCCTCGGGCAATTCGCACTCTCCGGCTTGCGCTGGAGCAACCGCGGTATCCATCGAGGCGGCGGACCAAACCGTGAACAGGGCGTGGAGTCGAAGACGACCCCGCCACTTAATATCAAGGAGACAATATGA
- a CDS encoding ATP-binding cassette domain-containing protein, producing MMKEQIMVTPDGGTLTSSNTDSALVLTNVSKSFPGVRALTDVDFDCQPGEVHALVGENGSGKSTLIKIAAGVLTPDSGSVLIEGRSLTRGGIRQARRLGLETAYQDTSLVPELTVAENVALSFDAVGKKRPGDLRNLLAAYQLPFDLSATVSALGPGARQLLEVARAMSHRPRVLLLDEPTAALDMRLAAHLEELVRTARDEGTAIVYVSHRLEEVRRLADRLTVLRDGVIQGTHRSRDWHVDDIVELMVGAPTELEFPQRSNQPSPRPRLEVRDLAGSDFGPVSLAVKGGEIVGVAGAEGNGQRALLRGLIGIGRSDGDICVDGEVLTKPNPATALHAGINFQSGDRAAESVYGPLPVMDNLTIQSGAANGPGGLALLRRLKGAWDRAAAQFGIVAASPFQPISALSGGNQQKIVLARTTLRTPKVLVVDEPTQGVDARARMDIYRMLSEAAEDGTAVLVNSSDSAELAGLCDRVYVMSRGEISAELVGPTTEAEIVRSFVSAGGIAERSDSGAAGSGWLARSLGRVTPYVPIIVLLLLSALLAIYTGAHSPVFWTGPNLANLMLLCLPLAFVALGQQFTLLSGGFDISVGATMSLTVVLASMTLPNLSAGSMLVTVPLVLLAAGLVGALNALLIGPLKVNPIVATIATLGIIQGIAIVLRPQPGGLIAPDLGTAFSMGVGFIPAPFIILVVLTVALELWLYRTRGGLALRAVGFNSQSSDRVGRRSVLVRSAGLIICAIGAVAGGICLASLTGIGTNDVGSGYSLPCFAAVFLGGAVLTGGRGSFIGAVLGALFLSLIDNATPLLSIPDGAKQTLYGAILIIAVAAYVGVERLRNGAGRTGKRSRGSTEQKAHV from the coding sequence ATGATGAAAGAACAAATTATGGTGACTCCGGATGGCGGGACACTGACTTCGTCAAACACTGATTCGGCTCTCGTTCTGACTAATGTGTCAAAGTCGTTCCCTGGTGTTAGAGCTCTAACGGATGTCGACTTTGATTGCCAGCCTGGCGAGGTGCACGCGCTCGTCGGAGAGAACGGCTCAGGAAAGTCGACACTGATTAAGATTGCCGCTGGTGTCTTGACGCCGGATAGCGGATCAGTGCTTATCGAAGGAAGGTCCCTGACGCGAGGGGGTATCAGACAGGCCCGGCGCCTAGGCCTTGAGACTGCATATCAGGACACTTCGCTTGTGCCCGAGCTGACAGTCGCAGAGAATGTCGCACTGTCCTTCGACGCCGTCGGTAAAAAGCGGCCCGGCGACTTGAGGAACCTGTTGGCCGCCTACCAGCTGCCTTTCGATCTGTCGGCCACTGTCTCCGCGCTCGGGCCGGGGGCGCGTCAACTCCTTGAGGTAGCTCGAGCCATGAGCCATCGCCCCCGCGTCTTGCTCCTTGACGAGCCCACAGCAGCGCTGGATATGAGGCTGGCCGCTCACCTAGAGGAACTGGTGCGAACCGCACGAGACGAGGGCACTGCCATTGTTTACGTCAGCCATCGTTTGGAGGAGGTTCGTCGCCTTGCCGATCGGCTGACCGTTCTCCGTGACGGCGTCATCCAGGGAACCCACAGGTCCCGCGACTGGCATGTCGACGACATAGTGGAGCTCATGGTTGGCGCACCAACCGAACTGGAGTTTCCTCAGCGTAGCAATCAGCCCTCGCCCAGGCCGCGTCTCGAGGTTCGGGACCTTGCCGGGTCCGACTTCGGCCCTGTGTCCCTCGCAGTCAAGGGTGGTGAGATTGTTGGGGTCGCCGGCGCGGAAGGAAACGGTCAGCGGGCATTGCTGCGGGGGCTCATCGGAATCGGTCGAAGCGACGGCGACATCTGTGTCGACGGTGAGGTGCTTACTAAGCCCAATCCAGCCACTGCGTTGCATGCAGGCATCAATTTTCAGAGTGGTGATCGGGCCGCGGAGTCTGTTTACGGTCCACTTCCCGTGATGGATAACCTCACAATTCAGTCCGGCGCAGCCAACGGGCCGGGCGGCCTCGCCCTGCTCCGGAGGTTGAAGGGCGCTTGGGACCGCGCGGCAGCTCAGTTCGGTATTGTCGCGGCCTCGCCGTTCCAGCCGATCAGCGCACTCTCCGGGGGTAATCAACAAAAGATCGTTCTTGCACGGACAACCCTGCGAACGCCAAAAGTCCTGGTTGTTGACGAGCCGACCCAAGGTGTTGACGCACGTGCCCGGATGGACATCTATAGGATGCTCTCAGAGGCCGCCGAGGACGGTACTGCCGTGCTCGTAAACTCGTCGGACTCAGCCGAATTGGCTGGCTTGTGCGACCGCGTTTACGTCATGTCGCGGGGAGAAATCAGCGCCGAACTAGTCGGACCGACAACCGAGGCAGAGATCGTTCGTAGCTTCGTGAGCGCTGGCGGAATAGCGGAGCGGTCGGACTCAGGGGCAGCTGGGTCGGGGTGGCTCGCCCGGTCGCTGGGCCGAGTGACCCCCTACGTCCCAATTATCGTGCTGCTTCTGCTCTCGGCGCTCCTAGCGATATACACAGGCGCTCATTCGCCCGTATTTTGGACGGGACCGAACCTGGCCAACCTGATGCTCCTGTGCCTTCCCCTCGCGTTCGTCGCGCTGGGACAACAGTTCACTTTGCTATCGGGAGGCTTCGACATATCTGTGGGTGCCACGATGAGTCTCACCGTGGTTCTAGCGTCGATGACGCTTCCCAATCTGAGTGCCGGATCGATGCTTGTCACTGTGCCTCTGGTCCTTCTTGCAGCGGGACTCGTGGGTGCCTTGAACGCGCTCCTTATCGGACCCCTCAAGGTCAACCCAATCGTCGCGACTATTGCGACGCTTGGCATCATTCAGGGTATCGCCATCGTTCTCCGGCCCCAGCCGGGTGGCCTGATCGCTCCTGATCTGGGCACGGCCTTCAGCATGGGCGTGGGCTTTATCCCGGCCCCGTTCATAATTCTCGTAGTCCTCACCGTCGCCCTTGAGCTCTGGCTATATCGCACCCGCGGTGGGCTCGCGCTCCGCGCAGTCGGGTTCAACTCGCAGTCAAGCGACCGCGTCGGGCGGCGTTCGGTCCTGGTTCGCTCGGCGGGTCTGATCATCTGCGCAATCGGAGCAGTAGCAGGCGGCATCTGCCTTGCCTCGCTCACCGGCATCGGTACTAATGATGTGGGTTCCGGCTATTCACTGCCCTGCTTTGCCGCGGTTTTCCTCGGCGGCGCGGTGCTCACCGGGGGCCGCGGCTCCTTCATTGGCGCTGTTCTTGGCGCGCTCTTCCTTTCCCTGATCGACAACGCGACGCCACTGCTCAGCATCCCCGACGGGGCTAAGCAGACCCTCTACGGAGCCATTTTGATCATCGCGGTGGCCGCCTACGTGGGAGTGGAGCGCCTGCGGAACGGTGCAGGCCGAACTGGCAAGCGTTCTAGAGGAAGCACGGAACAGAAGGCACATGTCTAG
- a CDS encoding aldehyde dehydrogenase family protein produces MTTTPQQKFAPSEQAQGFLSRDVHQLVIGGQNVPAASGMTMTTVSPSTGEVLARLAAGDQSDVDRAVLAAREAFKGQWSTWSPYERQALLTRVAQVMDERFEELVQIEAMDMGAPVSRLRNTKASLMKMLSFFASQATSISGETLMNGIPGNVTTMTLKAPVGVIGGIIPWNGPLNSQFWIIGAVLASGCTAVLKPASEASLSVLRVAEILLEAGVPAGVINVVTGSGREAGHALAAHPDVDRIAFTGSTQTGRSIIQASTVNIKKLQLELGGKSADIVCADADLDKAVPGAAMGVFANSGQICFAGTRVLVQRPIVEEFTERLLAFMRTLRVGHSLDTTATLGPVISQTQLDSVLSYIDLGRAEGAELLSGGQRLEGDLGNGYFMQPSVFGGVTNEMRIAREEIFGPVLSIMPFDDVDEAVAIANDSDYGLGGAVWSESLSTALRVVRGVHTGTMWVNCYGYIDPLVGFSGTKLSGYGYKGTAAHMDTYLYTKSVYIDLAGRTPAPAPAAGLAEID; encoded by the coding sequence ATGACCACCACACCCCAGCAGAAGTTCGCTCCGTCCGAGCAGGCCCAGGGCTTCTTGTCCCGCGACGTACACCAACTCGTCATCGGCGGCCAGAACGTCCCGGCCGCGTCCGGGATGACAATGACAACCGTCAGTCCGTCGACCGGTGAAGTCCTGGCGCGCCTTGCCGCCGGCGACCAGTCCGACGTCGATCGTGCGGTCTTGGCTGCCCGTGAGGCTTTCAAGGGTCAGTGGAGTACCTGGAGCCCCTACGAGCGCCAGGCTCTGCTGACCCGGGTCGCCCAGGTCATGGACGAAAGATTCGAGGAACTGGTCCAGATCGAGGCCATGGACATGGGCGCCCCCGTCTCGAGGTTGCGCAACACCAAGGCCTCCTTGATGAAGATGCTCTCCTTCTTTGCTTCGCAGGCGACGAGCATCAGCGGTGAGACGCTGATGAATGGCATTCCCGGCAACGTCACCACGATGACGCTAAAGGCTCCGGTTGGGGTGATTGGCGGAATCATCCCTTGGAACGGCCCGCTCAACAGCCAGTTCTGGATCATCGGGGCAGTTCTGGCCAGCGGATGCACCGCTGTACTGAAGCCGGCCTCCGAAGCTTCGCTGTCGGTGCTGCGGGTGGCCGAAATCCTGCTCGAAGCCGGAGTGCCGGCGGGGGTGATCAATGTCGTCACTGGCTCGGGCAGGGAAGCTGGTCATGCGCTGGCGGCCCACCCGGACGTTGACCGCATCGCTTTCACCGGATCGACTCAGACCGGCCGCAGCATCATTCAGGCGTCCACGGTAAACATCAAAAAGCTACAGCTGGAACTGGGCGGCAAATCGGCAGACATCGTCTGCGCGGACGCGGATCTGGACAAGGCGGTGCCCGGAGCAGCCATGGGTGTTTTCGCCAACTCCGGCCAGATCTGTTTCGCCGGCACCCGGGTGCTGGTTCAACGGCCCATCGTTGAGGAGTTCACCGAACGGCTGCTGGCGTTCATGCGGACCCTGCGAGTCGGGCACAGCTTGGACACCACGGCCACCCTGGGCCCGGTTATCTCCCAGACCCAGTTGGACAGCGTACTGTCCTACATCGATCTCGGCCGGGCTGAAGGGGCTGAACTGCTCTCCGGCGGCCAACGGCTCGAGGGTGATCTGGGGAACGGATACTTCATGCAGCCGAGCGTATTCGGGGGCGTGACCAATGAAATGCGAATCGCTCGCGAAGAAATTTTCGGCCCGGTTCTGTCCATCATGCCGTTTGATGACGTGGACGAGGCCGTCGCCATCGCCAATGACAGCGACTACGGTCTCGGCGGAGCGGTTTGGTCGGAAAGCCTATCCACAGCTCTTCGCGTGGTCCGCGGGGTCCACACAGGCACCATGTGGGTGAACTGCTACGGCTACATTGACCCGCTGGTCGGATTCAGTGGAACGAAGCTCAGTGGGTATGGCTACAAGGGCACTGCCGCACATATGGACACCTACCTGTACACGAAGAGTGTCTATATCGATTTGGCGGGGAGGACCCCGGCGCCGGCACCGGCGGCGGGACTAGCTGAGATTGACTAG
- a CDS encoding alcohol dehydrogenase catalytic domain-containing protein, with protein MRALVKKEAAPGGVELREMPVPQIGEDEVLLELIYGGLCRTDVSFVEWNAAAQATYRPNFPQIIGHEYLGRVIASGPGSDLPVGSRVVGSGHVVCGACPPCLAGRSMLCQRLKVLGLDVDGVFAERFVVPQRNVAIVPDEVPDTVAALAEPFAVGLHALKRGSVQSGMKVAVVGPGSVGLMTIAALGAERVSTTAIGTEADLHQLELASSMGVDEIRIVGRDTDQVAGTFDVVFETAGHASAVSLAVELVAPGGTVVCVGLPAHPVEINSGRLAMTEKSLVGARAHDISDWKNVPQMLAKATGLAAIDVKAVGLDELDHAIHLTATRQASKVLLAP; from the coding sequence ATGCGAGCCCTTGTGAAGAAAGAAGCCGCCCCGGGCGGTGTGGAGCTCCGCGAAATGCCGGTGCCTCAGATCGGTGAAGACGAGGTTCTCCTAGAACTGATTTACGGCGGCCTGTGTCGTACGGATGTGTCCTTCGTCGAGTGGAACGCAGCAGCGCAGGCGACATATCGGCCCAATTTCCCGCAGATCATCGGTCACGAGTATCTGGGACGAGTCATCGCATCAGGGCCGGGAAGCGACCTCCCAGTCGGGTCCAGGGTCGTAGGATCCGGGCACGTTGTTTGCGGCGCGTGTCCTCCCTGTCTGGCGGGCAGATCCATGCTTTGCCAGCGTCTCAAAGTTTTGGGCTTGGACGTTGATGGCGTGTTCGCTGAGCGGTTCGTTGTGCCGCAGCGCAACGTTGCTATCGTGCCGGACGAGGTCCCTGATACCGTGGCTGCCCTTGCGGAGCCTTTTGCAGTGGGCCTCCACGCGCTGAAGCGAGGGTCTGTACAGTCGGGCATGAAGGTCGCGGTTGTCGGTCCTGGATCTGTAGGGCTGATGACGATTGCAGCACTGGGGGCTGAGCGCGTGTCAACGACAGCTATCGGCACCGAAGCCGATCTTCACCAGTTGGAGCTCGCGTCTTCTATGGGCGTGGACGAGATCAGGATCGTCGGCCGCGATACCGATCAAGTCGCCGGCACTTTCGACGTCGTTTTCGAGACAGCTGGCCATGCGTCCGCGGTTTCACTAGCGGTCGAGCTCGTCGCCCCGGGCGGAACAGTCGTCTGTGTGGGGCTACCTGCGCACCCTGTCGAGATCAACTCCGGCAGGCTCGCTATGACTGAGAAAAGCCTCGTCGGCGCACGAGCCCACGACATTTCTGACTGGAAGAACGTGCCGCAAATGCTGGCCAAAGCCACTGGGCTTGCAGCGATAGACGTGAAAGCAGTAGGCCTGGACGAGCTGGACCATGCCATCCATCTCACTGCAACGCGCCAAGCCTCAAAAGTGCTCCTGGCGCCGTAG
- a CDS encoding SDR family oxidoreductase, with product MATQDFSGKVAMVTGGGSGMGRSTALAFAAAGARTVVVDLSEESARATVDLIKEQGGEAIAVRCDVTRSEDVKAALEDTVATYGRLDAAFNNAGLEHGLIATAEISDAEFDRIVSVSLKGVFLSMKHQIPLMLANGGGAIVNNSSAAGLVGFKGQAAYTAAKHGMVGLTKAAALDYAPENVRINAICPGIVDTPMMDRVTGGTSDGRAAVITMEPIGRMGRPEEIAATVLWLCSDAASFVVGHALSVDGGMSTGHFGER from the coding sequence ATGGCTACCCAGGATTTTTCAGGCAAGGTTGCAATGGTGACCGGTGGCGGCAGCGGCATGGGCCGTTCCACCGCACTCGCCTTTGCAGCAGCTGGGGCGCGTACGGTGGTCGTTGACTTGTCGGAAGAGTCCGCCCGGGCCACCGTAGACCTCATCAAGGAACAGGGCGGCGAGGCAATTGCTGTGCGGTGCGACGTAACCCGGAGCGAAGACGTAAAGGCCGCGCTGGAAGATACGGTCGCGACGTACGGACGTCTCGATGCGGCGTTCAACAACGCTGGCCTCGAGCATGGGCTCATCGCAACCGCTGAGATCTCTGACGCTGAGTTCGACCGCATTGTGAGTGTGAGTCTGAAGGGGGTCTTTCTCAGCATGAAGCACCAGATCCCCCTTATGCTTGCCAACGGCGGTGGCGCTATCGTCAACAACTCTTCCGCCGCTGGACTGGTCGGGTTCAAGGGGCAGGCCGCCTATACCGCCGCAAAGCACGGCATGGTTGGTCTCACCAAGGCCGCTGCCCTCGATTATGCGCCGGAAAATGTGCGTATAAACGCCATTTGTCCCGGCATCGTCGACACCCCGATGATGGACCGTGTTACGGGTGGCACCTCAGACGGGCGTGCTGCTGTGATCACAATGGAGCCCATTGGGCGTATGGGCCGTCCCGAAGAAATCGCGGCGACCGTGCTGTGGTTGTGCTCCGACGCGGCGTCGTTCGTCGTCGGCCATGCATTGTCGGTCGATGGGGGAATGTCCACGGGCCATTTTGGCGAACGCTAA
- a CDS encoding substrate-binding domain-containing protein — translation MKTTGAGWTEIRRTRFSMTIVAGAVFATILTGCSSTTGASTTGTVSHGVPKDLITASSVDSKQLAATAKKALLADVPASELPPIVADAFAVASKPLTDAQLQLLKTCLRQRSCDTGQGTLTVAINADFTNNPVWSTRRAEATAQALAYPQVKRIIFTSSSSGNIAEVLANLRSLIAQKVDIIVEDPVFGAAILPAAREAKAAGITFVTANSPLPPEAAEMVSAQLPYDLCGIGTDAAKKIVAGAGTGSKSYAFYTGVPGNANAAEWQPCAEKELKAAGWNQAVSGFTQWTGQGETQAANELLASGKDVSAMFYDYSADAFLRPYINAGKTPPASFVDTANYSAFDVADDAKKAGLNSANYVSNGHVWYARMGVTAGIEIKLGVNVPNKVLAPVPVVALADIRDQNVSGMPSNVPLPTLLSPELAKLALSAG, via the coding sequence ATGAAAACTACTGGCGCGGGTTGGACTGAAATCCGACGGACCCGCTTCTCGATGACCATTGTGGCCGGCGCTGTGTTTGCCACAATCCTCACCGGCTGTTCGAGCACGACGGGGGCCAGCACTACCGGCACCGTCTCGCACGGTGTCCCCAAGGATCTGATCACCGCGTCCTCTGTGGATTCCAAACAACTTGCAGCGACAGCGAAGAAGGCGCTCCTGGCCGATGTGCCGGCCTCTGAGCTTCCCCCGATCGTGGCCGACGCGTTCGCAGTGGCGTCAAAGCCACTAACTGACGCCCAGCTGCAGCTACTCAAGACCTGCTTGAGGCAGCGCTCCTGTGACACTGGGCAGGGAACCCTGACCGTGGCGATCAACGCCGACTTTACGAACAATCCAGTGTGGAGCACCCGCCGGGCTGAAGCGACGGCCCAGGCCCTTGCCTACCCCCAGGTCAAGCGAATTATCTTCACCAGCTCGTCAAGCGGAAACATTGCCGAAGTACTGGCCAACCTTCGAAGCCTCATCGCCCAAAAGGTCGACATTATTGTCGAAGACCCGGTTTTCGGTGCCGCGATTCTGCCGGCGGCGAGGGAAGCGAAGGCCGCTGGCATCACCTTTGTCACTGCAAACTCGCCCCTTCCCCCCGAGGCGGCGGAAATGGTCTCGGCACAACTTCCCTACGACCTGTGCGGTATCGGCACCGACGCTGCGAAGAAGATTGTGGCCGGGGCAGGAACTGGCTCGAAGTCATATGCGTTCTACACCGGCGTCCCGGGAAATGCCAACGCCGCTGAATGGCAGCCCTGTGCAGAGAAAGAACTGAAAGCGGCTGGCTGGAACCAGGCCGTGTCCGGATTCACACAGTGGACAGGGCAGGGGGAGACACAGGCAGCCAATGAGCTTCTTGCCTCGGGTAAGGATGTGTCAGCGATGTTCTATGACTACAGCGCTGATGCCTTCCTGCGGCCCTATATCAACGCTGGAAAGACTCCGCCCGCCTCATTTGTCGACACCGCCAACTATTCTGCTTTCGACGTGGCCGACGACGCGAAAAAAGCCGGCCTTAACTCAGCGAACTACGTATCCAACGGCCATGTTTGGTACGCCCGTATGGGAGTGACCGCCGGCATCGAGATCAAGCTGGGTGTGAACGTCCCGAACAAAGTTCTCGCACCCGTGCCGGTAGTCGCGCTCGCTGACATTCGTGACCAAAACGTGTCGGGGATGCCGTCGAACGTTCCGCTACCAACCCTGCTCAGCCCTGAGCTGGCCAAACTGGCTCTCTCTGCCGGTTGA
- a CDS encoding nuclear transport factor 2 family protein yields the protein MRASESTIEFLTQYYAAMEAKNLERCRAYYTDDMTVTFANAPKLQGADAFVATLSGLLEQIETLHHDVVAAWEEGDGVLIFESVATWTLLDGSSLTIPACSVCRMVDGKFVDQQVYVDNAPLFAALEQDEAVKA from the coding sequence GTGCGTGCCAGCGAATCAACAATCGAATTCTTGACCCAGTACTACGCCGCTATGGAGGCGAAGAACTTGGAGCGTTGCAGGGCCTATTACACCGACGACATGACGGTGACCTTCGCTAACGCTCCAAAACTCCAGGGCGCGGACGCCTTCGTTGCAACGCTTTCCGGCCTGCTCGAACAGATCGAAACGCTGCATCATGACGTCGTCGCAGCCTGGGAGGAAGGCGATGGCGTCCTGATCTTCGAGTCTGTCGCGACCTGGACGCTCCTCGATGGAAGCTCCCTAACCATCCCGGCTTGCTCGGTGTGCAGGATGGTCGACGGAAAGTTCGTGGATCAGCAGGTCTACGTGGACAATGCACCGCTGTTCGCCGCCCTCGAGCAGGATGAGGCGGTAAAGGCCTGA
- a CDS encoding cupin domain-containing protein — protein MAGEYRDLRARRVVTGLDDQGRSTIVSDDFTDTRLVTDAFMRNDIWQAKEVPGSALAENTLAEVAVIPPPPLGYTYNLTAFPPDNEWDYEAGYAQALANAAASESTSATDIPGMHTTETVDIVTIISGELWAILETGETLLKPGDTLVQRGTKHAWRNKGDVPAVMAAIQISATRP, from the coding sequence ATGGCAGGCGAATACCGCGACCTACGCGCACGACGGGTCGTGACAGGCTTGGACGACCAGGGGCGGTCAACGATCGTCAGTGACGACTTTACCGACACCCGTCTCGTCACCGACGCCTTCATGCGTAACGACATCTGGCAGGCCAAGGAAGTCCCCGGTTCAGCCCTGGCCGAGAACACCCTCGCCGAGGTCGCCGTCATTCCCCCACCGCCGTTGGGCTACACCTACAACCTCACCGCGTTCCCGCCTGATAACGAGTGGGACTACGAGGCAGGTTACGCGCAAGCGCTGGCGAATGCGGCCGCCTCGGAGTCGACGAGCGCCACGGATATTCCCGGCATGCACACCACGGAGACCGTCGATATCGTCACGATCATCTCCGGTGAGCTTTGGGCGATTCTCGAGACTGGAGAGACCCTGCTCAAGCCTGGTGACACACTCGTCCAGCGGGGCACCAAACACGCTTGGCGAAACAAGGGCGATGTGCCGGCAGTCATGGCGGCCATCCAGATCTCCGCGACCCGCCCGTGA
- a CDS encoding LysR substrate-binding domain-containing protein: MEMKQLVAMVTVAEAGSVTYAAQMLHIVQPAVTRQIKTLEDELGVVLFDRTRHGMVLTSAGEVFLSHARRALQELERARTELTPQTGEITGVVSVGVLESLLDVIVSPLAKSVAARFPGVELRVMSGFSGYLQNWLDDGLVDIAVLYNLADTPAMRVKPLLSERLWAVAPADVGLLPTEDVTWHRVLSGPLILPILGHGLRTLIDKARCDIPIEPDISLETNSMSVQKQMVLAGRGWTILPGAGVARDIQEGKLSGAPLAEPSLSRSVVVGLQRTPRISRAVQAVNSELLQVSRHLVVSGVWPSATLLDAPK, from the coding sequence ATGGAGATGAAGCAGCTGGTTGCCATGGTGACCGTGGCCGAGGCTGGGAGTGTCACATACGCTGCTCAAATGCTGCATATTGTGCAGCCGGCGGTTACGCGGCAGATCAAGACGCTCGAGGACGAGCTAGGCGTCGTGCTCTTCGATCGGACACGTCATGGCATGGTTCTCACCTCAGCCGGTGAAGTCTTCCTCTCGCACGCACGCCGCGCGCTCCAGGAGTTGGAACGTGCGCGTACTGAACTGACGCCGCAGACGGGTGAAATCACCGGAGTCGTGTCCGTGGGTGTGCTGGAGAGTCTGCTTGACGTGATAGTTTCCCCTCTTGCCAAGTCTGTTGCGGCGAGATTTCCCGGAGTCGAGCTCCGGGTGATGTCAGGATTCTCCGGCTATCTGCAGAATTGGCTGGACGACGGCCTTGTCGACATTGCGGTGCTGTACAACCTGGCAGATACGCCGGCGATGCGCGTGAAGCCGCTGCTCTCCGAGCGTCTGTGGGCCGTTGCTCCCGCTGACGTGGGGCTCCTGCCAACAGAGGACGTCACTTGGCACCGGGTGCTCAGCGGCCCGTTGATCCTGCCGATTCTCGGCCACGGACTGCGCACGCTCATCGACAAGGCTCGGTGTGATATTCCCATCGAGCCGGACATTTCCCTCGAGACAAACTCAATGAGCGTTCAGAAGCAGATGGTCCTCGCCGGGCGCGGGTGGACCATACTTCCAGGAGCGGGCGTCGCTCGAGATATCCAAGAGGGGAAGCTCAGCGGTGCGCCCCTGGCGGAGCCGAGTCTGTCGCGTTCCGTTGTAGTGGGATTGCAGCGAACGCCCCGCATTTCTCGAGCCGTCCAAGCCGTCAACTCCGAACTGCTGCAAGTCTCACGCCATTTGGTGGTTTCAGGCGTGTGGCCCTCTGCCACACTATTGGACGCACCTAAGTAG